ttttatttttttaaaatttaaaattataatttttattttttgcccattttttcttttttttatggtgttttttaattttttatttttttgaggtattttttttctttttctggatatttttttttaaaaaattttaaataaaaatagtaatttaaaattataatttttattttagttaaaattaaaatttttatttttttaaaaattaaaattaattatttttattttttaaaaaaataaataataaaaatcatcatttgaaattgacgtttttgaaaacgccattgtaaatggtgttttcaaaaaaattattttaaatgataatttaaatttttttttttttttatgatcgtCCATATGGAACAGGGAGAATGATGATAGGGgtactataaaatatcatttcaaataatattttataaatttatgttaattttataaataaattaaaaagtatgttattttgataaatatatattttttaaattacttaggtaatgaatttgaaaaagaaatgcggtggtcattattattttattattattattatttaataataataataataataattaataaattattaattttaaaaaataattttttaaaaaataatttttttatttttttcccttcaCTTTCTCTTTTCCCCGCACGCTACAATCCCCCCCAACCCCCCGTTGCTCCGCCACCGACCCCTGGCCGTTTGCGCCACCTGCTGCACCGACCCCTGGCTTCCTGGCGAACCCGCACCCACGCCCTCCGTGGCAGCCTCCATCGCCGCCCTCATCCACCCCACCTCCCCTCCCGCCTACCGCTGCTCCGTGCCTTCAGCACCGCACCTCGATCCTCTGGTTGTCTGCGCCGCCCCGATCGCCCGCCCTGTTCACCCTCCCTCAAAAATAAAACCTGGAATCGCCGGTCCAGTGGTGATTTCGATGAAATCGTCATTTAGAGCGGCGATTTCAATTTTTCACTTCATCTGTCTATTTGGTGAGCTGAGGTAGCCGCGCGGTAGTTTTGGAAATAAGTTGGGGGACGGGATATTTTtggaaatatataataaaaaaataataataaaaaatcccCTATACCCCACGCCTCTCTCAAACGTTGCgccgagatagagagagagagaggggtgggcAGCCGGAGGAGAGAAAGAACTCCAGAATCGAAGATTTACAGCGAGTAGCGGCAGAGCGGAGCAGAGGAGGGGTCCTTCAAAACCCCCTCCCGGACGCCATGGCAGGAGTCAAATCGGTCGGCAAGAAACCCTGTGCAGCCCTCAGCGGCCCCAGAATTTCAAAGCCACTCTTCGCTTCAGCCTTGCTGATTCTTGATTCAATCTTGGTCTCCCTCATCATATGCTACGTCCCATGTAAGAGAAAAAAAGCTATATCTGCTCTCGTCTTTTCAATTCTGTCTCTTATTTAGTTCGTTTGGATCCGTTTCTAatgttttttcctttattttcgtTTGCAACGCTTTCTTTCGATTCAGATACCAAGATAGATTGGGATGCATACATGTCTCAGGTAAAGATTCCGTGAAACGAACCTCAGTTTCATTAATTCTTTACAAGAAATTACGAATCTTGATTGGTGCCACCATTCTTTCAAGAAAGCTTGAATCTTGTTTAGAGATGATCTTTCGTTTCGGATCCTTCTGATGGTCGAGACATTTCGAATTTTGTTCAGCGCGTCCACTCTTTCCAAGAAAGTTAGAATCTTGGTTAGTGGAGATCTTTCTTTTCAGATTCTTTTGATTGTTCCGTATTGTGCGAAAGGCAGGTAGATGGGTTTCTTGGTGGAGAGAGGGATTACACGAAGCTGAAAGGGGACACAGGGCCTTTGGTTTATCCAGCGGGGTTTCTCTACATCTACTCTGCGATCAAGTTTATAACTGGCGGGCAGGTCTTTCCTGCTCAGGTGAAATATCGCGACATCTTGATTTTTGTTAATAAAATTCAATTTCAATGTTTTTTTGAATGTTTTCAATGCAAAATACATTAAGATAGTATGTGCTGAAATTTTCTATTCTTTAATAGCTCTTTAATAACGTGCATTATCTTCAGTTTCTTGGTTCACAATGCTTACATCTTTTCTCGTAGAACCTTCATAAGTGCTTTCTTCTTACACAAATGTCTAAAGTGTTGCTTGACGTGAAGCTTGATGTGAAGCAACGGTACTCAATACTGAAGGCTTTTGAAACCCTAAAATTGCATGAAAGTCGTGTATTCTAGTTTTCAGAAGTTTTTGGAGAACTGTTTCTGTCATTAGTTTGGGAATTCGATTCTAAGCATTCACGATTGTCCCTGAAATAAAACCGAAGTTAACTAATTGGCCAAGAACTTTGAAACAGAAATTCATTGTTAGAAAGAACATCTGCAGAACAGTCATTGTACACAATTACAGGAAAATAGGTACCGGAAAAAAAAGGCACATGCCACAAGGTGGGAATGTAAATAGGTACTTTCCCCGGTTTCTAATATATTCTAATACCACTTAATGTTCAAATATCTGTATTATTATAATTCAAGCTTCTTGGACCAGTTGAAAGACTCCACAAATCTCCACTTCGCACTTCTCCATACATTCTCCCTTTTCCTTTTTTGATGGATGAGCCCCACTTTCCTTTGTATCTCTCTTTCCAAGGGAGAGAAACAAGAGAAATTCACGAGCCAGAGGTGGGAGTTTATCTTTCAGGGCTTGTTTGGGATATCCAGCAGGATTGGGTTGGATTTCCTGCTGGATCCATGGATTTGGCAGCCTTTTTGGGTATAGCCCATATCAACCTAACACCCCTGCAGATTGAATTCTGCAGATCTCCATGGGTCTTTATTTCTTCCTGCAGACCGATAGACCCACAAGCGGGGATTTAGGCTGGGACTTAGACAGGCTCTTAGAAGATTGTAGACTGGGCGGACCAACAAGCTTGATCCCtacaggatattcctataggAATACCCAAGCAGGCCCTCAGGTTATATTAATAACTTACAGAATCTTACATTATTCATGAATCACAATGTACGTGCTTTCTTTCACACATTTTTTATGTTTGTATCATTATTATCTTGAACTGAAATATAATCTCATCAAAGAAAATGTACAATATTACATTATATGACATTGAATTAAAATAAATGTAATACTTGCATACAAATTAAAATAACTCAACAACCTTGTCTAACCTGTCTTCTATACTCCCCCGCGCCCCATCCTATGTTCTCCTGTTATTTTGCCATTATTGGCACCTCCCTTAAGTTCTGCTGGTTGGATTTTAGTCACAATCTCTAATTGGGCCTTTGGCTATCTATACTCATTAATCATTGCGCATTGGGGGTTGCCTAGCTGTCATTCTCGATAGCCTTGGTGATTGTTGCTGTCTCTTGATGTGTGCTTGTCATGCCTTTATTCTTCCTAACCTAGCATTGATCATGGTCCTGTTTGGGATTGCTGTTGGCAGTAGAGTTTATGGAGCTTTTGAAAATAGAGCTTTTGAGAAGCAGAGCTTTAAGAAGTAGAGTTTTATAAAAAGCTATTTGCTGTTTGGTAACCACATTTATAAAGTGTTTTAGAACCTTAACATATATTTGGTAACTAAAATCAAAAAGTACTTTTGGTATGATAAAATGACAATAAAAGACATTATATAGTATTGTATAGTagagaataatataatataatattatatattaaaatattgttATACTATATAATACTATTatcatgtaatataatataattataatataatttataatgtaatattaatatattagttataATCTAATGCAATAATAgattatgatataatataatataatattataatataattatattattattattaaaatattattatgttatattgtattattacaatttaataatattatactagattatattatatgtctataacataaatattattatattttaaaatattatttcattatataatattattatcataaaatgtaatataatataatatatactataatatattattattataattatgatataatatataatgtaatataatataatggattataatctaatctaataataaattataatataataatataataatactataatagattatattatatatttataatattaatttattattatattatatttatagtataatgatataatatgatataattatgagatttgttagtggatatttttgttattaaaCAAAATTCATTTAAATCAAAACAGCTTTCCGACATTAACCAGAAAGTACTTTTGGGGGAAGCTTCAGAATAGAACTTTCCTCAAGTAGATCTTTTCAGTTTTTTAATAAAGTCAAAAtagcttcttaatttttttaccaaACATCACTGTATCATTCCAAAGTGTTTTCTGAGGGATAGAAAGTGCTTTCTGATACTCCAAAAGCTTAGGCAAACAGGATCTAGGTCATCGCTGCCTTTTTCTTAGTAAGCTCCATCATGGCCCTAGAAGTCCATGTAGCCTCAAGGCTAGCCCCATTCCAATTGCATCGTCAAAGGTACTGATACAGGTTGTCTCAGTGTACTCTGGAAGATCATATctattttaagttcagatttgatGATACTTTTAACTTTGTACTGAATATATACTGATGTTTTCGCTCTAATGTGTTCAACCTGGTTAGATTTCAGATCCGATGTCTTAGATTTGGATGAAGTATCTCAGGTGGAATTCACATTTGCTTATTAGATTTATTGTATATAGCAAGACAAGCCTATTTAGGTGTATTCTGGGCAATACATAATGCAGTCAATTGTGATACATGCCATGTGGGGGGGACCTTGGTATCATGCATTATATTCTCACCATTAAAGTTGCAAGTATGATTGAAAACAAATGCTGTAAATTCACAACCAATTATGTTCTAGAAGGATTGGAAGCTTCTATTGTCAGGAAACAAAAATATAAAACACCCTGACCGATGAGTTTCCATTACAAAGAGTTTATTCATCTTATTTTATCATTGGTGACTATAAAATACAGATGCTTGCATACTTTCATGCTTATGTATAAAGTTGAATAGCATCTAGATAGGGTAATGATGCATATGAAGACCACAGTTATCTTGCTATCGTGATTTTATAATACCAACTTATGAAGCAGTAATTTTTGAATATATACTATTTGAATGATATCACTAAAAGATCGAtgacatcatcatcatcatttgtTCAAATTGAAATAGGGAAACCCGTTAAATCTAGCAACTAAGAACCCAAAATAATACTTAGGATAACTGCACAAATTCTTATGCATCATGTAGATATTAGATGCATATTTATGTATACATACGCATTTCAAGGATAACTTTACACAACACACATTCTATTTTATCATGTAAATTTACTTGCattttatgtatatatacaaattCTATACGCATATACACCTTGCAACAATCATTTTGCCCTGATGCTCGTGCATTCTTTACCCACCATTTGCTTCATGCCATATATTTTCAAGGCTTAACTCTACATTTTCGAAGAGAATGAACAGTATGCTTGTATGTTAGGACTGCTAGCAGCAATACATGGTCAAAacagttttctttcttttcttctttatcaTAAACTATGCATAATCATTTGTTTAAGCCTTTAAGGTACCTTGCTATTTAATGTGTtagattggatgtaagatatatgGTACTGTCATTTGTAGGTCGATTGttggtttaattattaaatatttcttttgttgttttccaAAACTCTGGTTATGTGTTATTTTGTGCATTTGCAGATTTTATTTGGAATTCTGTACATTGTTAATCTGGGCGTTGTTCTGTTGATATATATAAAGAACGACATGgtaagaaaatttttatttttcaaaactcTGCTTATACGTTACCTTGTGCCTATGCAGATTCTATTTGGAATTTTGTTCATTGTTAATCTGGGCATTATTCTGTATGCatgtaagtatgtatgtatatgtacttaTATAAAGAATTATGTGATAAGAGAAtagtatgaatattttttttaattaaacaaaaaaatgcAAATGGCATTTAGGTTTTGCTCTTTGTTATCCTGCCTATCCTTGCAGCATGACAAATTTACATAAGCACATGAAGGGTGTGGTATGAGTAGATTGTTTGAAGTATTGTACGCTTATGTTTGTCACTTGCGCATCTTTTTGCTGCTTGGTTGATTTCATGTTTCTTGGATGTGTAGAAAGTTTATACTGTCTCTTAGCAAGCTGCTTCAACCTTTTTGATTGTTCAGAAGAGCTTATCAATTGAGAAACATCCAATGCATTCCtactaattaaattaattattgtTGCATGTTTTTAATTGTTCACAAAGTTGATTGGTCGGGTTGGAGCAACTGTTGGATGAAATTGTGACATGCTAAAGCATCACTACATAGAGTGGTGATGTGTATTGTAATTTGTGAGGTGTCACTCTCTCTATCCAGATGTACATAGAAGGAGAGAGTTTGCACTTAGGATATTGTTCATACTATTTGGTCAACATGCGAAAAATACTTTCTGTTGTATTCTGGTTATCCTTGATCAGACATGCTTGCACAACTAGCACTCCGGATCCTGAAATACTTCCATTCTAGGAGACTCTGCTGTAATAGAGGACCGACAGCCCTCTTTTCACATACAGTCACAAACATATAACTAGCATTCCTGATCCTCAAATACCTCTGTTCTAGGAGATTGTTTTCTATAACAACAAACAGATGGCTTTCTTTTCATCCATTTGGCTGCCGGTTCAAGTTTATAAGTGGTCCATTTGATGGTTTTCTAAAGTCCTCTTTAATTAGCTGAATTATCTTTCACTACTTACATGCTTACAGATGACTAGATTATGGATGCCTTGGATTCTAGGCACACACATTGGCTACTAAATATTTTGGTTGAGATAACCTTCTGTGTATGTTGAAGCAAGTGTTTGTAGGCTGTAAAACGTTGAAGATGTCTCAGCCATTCTTTACTTTTCCTCTCAACATATGAAACTATTTTTACGTGCAGTATGTAACAGTTCTTTAGGTTACTTTTTTCTCTTAGTCGTTACATTCATTTTTCTTTGTGGCTATTGCAATTTTtgcccctttctcttattcattTTTGGCTAGGTCTTAGTTCTCCTCATACTTGAATGACTGTGGCAGCTTCCATGGTGGGGTCTTGGGTTGCTATGTTTGTCAAAGAGAATCCATTCCATATTTATGCTTCGTCTCTTTAATGACTCTTTTGCGATGACCCTTCTCCACTGTTCCCTGGCTTTGCTTCTTTATCAAAAGTGGCATCTGGCTTTGATTATTTTCAggtaatcttttattttatttattatattgtcTTGTTGACGATTCCAGCAGCGTAGGGAATAAATCAACTAAATTATGCGTTTCTCTTCACATATGAAAATATTGatgctatgatcatatttttctttttttctcctcctGACCACAGTGGTGCTGTGTCAATTAAGATGAATGTGCTTCTTTACGCTCCCTCCTTATTTCTACTGATGTTGAAGGTATACTGAATAACTATAAGATATTGCTGTGACGTCTTTGTTTATGGTTTTGTATAGAACATATGACGTGCTTGGAAACATTTTTGATGCAGGGAATGACTATTGAGGGGGTTTTTTCTGCCTTGCTGGGTGCTGCATCATTGCAGGTACATGTGTGCGTGTCTTAGTATTGTTTATTCAAGTTAAGAAATTATGTTATACAACTTCTGCTTGCATGTCTTCAGAATTTGTTGGGGCACTGATTTTcgtccttcactgggagtttttAGAGAATCTTAACACTACTTGATACTGCATTTGTATGCATGCTTTGTAAGTTTGTATAACTCGTGTATACCTTATACTGCAGAagcatatttaattatttattactaTTTTCTACTGGTAGTGAGCAAACTAGATgactatgattaattttttttccttctctctctttttctgctTGCTTGGGGTTGCCCTTATAAATCATTCGttacattttattttatttgcttGCATTTTCTAGCTATACCTTTTTGTTTCTTTCAACTTCTATCCATGTCAAAATTCTtttccttatatatatatatatatatatatatatatatatgtttgatcCTTTGCACAAATCTAAGCACCTATACTTATCAGGATCTCCTCATTCCGATACTTATATCATGTCTCCTTATAGCCTTCtgtaacatcattctcaattaataTAACTCATTCGCTTCTTCGGATCTTATTCCTCATCTGATTTGTCTTGGTTTTACATCTTCATGTTTCCATCTCATGGGCTTGGCCTTTCTTTAATTCTTTGATCTTTTCCACTATATTTCAAGTGATTATTCGTGTCAGTTTGACTCTTTTGTTTTTGTGCTTTAgagataaatataattttctatatcACTTGTCATCTTCCTTTTTATCTAGTTTCTTTCCAGTTATAGGAGAATGTCATTGCACAGCTTCCTAGCTTTATAAGCTTGAATTTTGATAATAAGATAGGTGTAGTTACCTACTAAATGGCCTTTTAAGTTCAATGGAAAGCTCCTCTCTTTCTTAACTTGTTCTTGTGCTCCATAACTGATTTTTTTTGATGCAAGTTCAGAAACTTGATTTTCATTTTGGCTGGATAAACAAGTTTCATTCTCGATAGTTTTGGCTGAAAATCAATTAAAATCAGAGGAAATATAAATAACTAAACAGTTCAAGTTAAACATTGTTGTATGGTATATTGTATGGTTTGGGGATCTTAGATGTATCATTTTGGTGGTTTTGCTCTGAAACAATGTTTTTCCttgaaatatattattaaaaatattttagggtgGAATGCATCATTTTACTATCCAATAGGAGTATCATATAAGACAATTTACTTGTTAATGAGATTTGAGTTTCAGGATAGTCAAAGGTGtgccaaaaatatttattttaatctaatcTCTTTAGAGACTAACCCTAAAATGCCTCCAATCTATTTTCAACTCTTGTAATTTAAGTCTCATCTGGATAACGTGCTTGCCAACACATAAAGATATAAAGAGGTGACAAAGAAATAGCAAAAATAGCTCATATATGCACTTAATTTGTACCATAAGTTATTTCTGCCTGAAACTTTGACTGAACCTGTTTCCAATTGGTTTCCGCTAAAATCCAAATGTTTTTATTTTGGTATTGGAGTGTGAGATGAAACCTTAAACTGTGTTTTTGATGGGAGAAGGATTATAtggtggtaatgaatgatgacaACTTTCTGTATTGCCCAGCATTTTGGCCATGAAACGTTCTGGGCCTTACCGTATGCCTTACAAAGCATTGATTTAATTCTGGAAAGGCATGTACTGTTCACAGCTCTCTAAAAGAACCTCTTCGCTTCGTACTGTTGGTTCTAATTTCATGAGATATGTACTTTGTCCACCTTTCAATTGGTGTGTACTTGTGTACAATATCAGTATAATTATATTAACTATCACATGGCCTCTCATTGACCATCAACTTTCACTTGGGACTCATTTTTTTTACTGTTTGCTGAAATAAGCAATCCAATCTTgagtaaaaatatttatgatctagTAATTGCAATAATTGTCAAACTTTAAATATGTATGAAATAACCAATCCAATTCTTGCTGATATCTTAATACCTGTTACTTGACAGAGTAAAAATCTAATCATGCACAAGATGTAGGTCGAAACAGTGCAGCATTCTTAAATAAAGTTCTATAAGATTTCTTATCCATGTGGCAATATGGTCGGTAGCTTTGTAAATATATATTCTATGTTTATTTTGATATAATGA
Above is a genomic segment from Elaeis guineensis isolate ETL-2024a chromosome 1, EG11, whole genome shotgun sequence containing:
- the LOC105060271 gene encoding dol-P-Man:Man(5)GlcNAc(2)-PP-Dol alpha-1,3-mannosyltransferase, with protein sequence MAGVKSVGKKPCAALSGPRISKPLFASALLILDSILVSLIICYVPYTKIDWDAYMSQVDGFLGGERDYTKLKGDTGPLVYPAGFLYIYSAIKFITGGQVFPAQILFGILYIVNLGVVLLIYIKNDMLPWWGLGLLCLSKRIHSIFMLRLFNDSFAMTLLHCSLALLLYQKWHLALIIFSGAVSIKMNVLLYAPSLFLLMLKGMTIEGVFSALLGAASLQILLGLPFLLTYPIGYISRAFNLGRIFIHFWSVNFKFVPEEFFVSKEFAGVLLLLHLTLLGVFAHHRWSLHEGGLFHLLHSRLSNAVSRLFSIRQFLSCESRYKTLSREHITTVMFVGNFIGIVCARSLHYQFYSWYFYSLPFLLWKTPFPTSLRLVLFAAVELCWNIFPSNFYSSLLLLCIHLSILWGLWIAPCEYPYVDGKPSQTKQE